CCTGGTGCCCTTCAGTGATCCCAAGCTGCCCTTTACCGTTAGCCTGCCCAAAGGCTGGCTGGGCGCCGATTTTCAGGACGGCACCGCCGGGGTCAGTCTGGTGTCGGCCAAGGCGCCGCCCGCCACCATGATCCGGCTGCTGTTTACCCCCAGAAACGGCGCGTCGCCCACCCCAGCCAGCGAGTTTCAGAAGTTCGAGGCGGGCATCAAGGGCACAGGCGCCACTCCCAAACAGACCAGTAGCCGCACGGTCAATTACGGCGGCGTGAGTGGTGTGGAGCGGCAGTACGCCGTGACTCACCCCAAGGGCCAGCTCACCATGCGCGTGTGGTACGGCGTGGGGGCCAAGAACCTGTATTCCTTTCAGATGACCGACACGCCGGCCCGCTTTGCCCAGGCCAGCGCGCTGTTCAGCAAGGTGCTCGCCAGTGTGAGGTTCCGGTGATCCAGGGCGCGGCGCTCTGGCGCGCGGGCCTGCTGGCCCTGAGCCTGCTGGGGGCTGGGGCCCAGGCCAATGAACGCCTGCCCATGACCGACGTGCGGTTCTCGGCCAGCGGCGAGAGGGTACTCATAGTGGTCAGCGGCGAGCAGGACGGCAGCGGCTTTGGCCAGGCGGCCTTCTCCGTGCTGAGCACCCGCAGCGGTGCGGTGCTGGCCAGCCGCACCGTGGTGGACGAAAACGCCATAGCCCTAGAGGTGCGCCGGAACCTGCTGGCAGCCACCACCACCCAGACCCTGCTGCGCAGCATGGGCCTGCACAGCGCCAGGGCCAGTGTGCCCCGCTACCAGCGCGCCTACCCGGCCCCCTACCCCCGCTGGGAAGATGGCGTGCGCCCGGGGGCCGTGCAGGTGACCCCAGTGCCGCTGTGGAGCCGCCCGGTGCCGGTCAGCCTGAAGGTGGTGCCGCTGCCGGCCTCTGCCTGCGACCAGCCCGAGTTGCTGCTGCCCGGCGAACGCCCCGCCGGCTTTGAATTGCGGGTGGGCGGCCAACTCGTGCGCCGTCAGCTCTCTGCCGGGTCCCGCTGCGTCTCGCGTTACACCCTGGAGCGGGTGGACGTGCAGGGCAACCGCGTGCTGCTGGC
The window above is part of the Deinococcus arcticus genome. Proteins encoded here:
- a CDS encoding DUF2259 domain-containing protein; this translates as MIQGAALWRAGLLALSLLGAGAQANERLPMTDVRFSASGERVLIVVSGEQDGSGFGQAAFSVLSTRSGAVLASRTVVDENAIALEVRRNLLAATTTQTLLRSMGLHSARASVPRYQRAYPAPYPRWEDGVRPGAVQVTPVPLWSRPVPVSLKVVPLPASACDQPELLLPGERPAGFELRVGGQLVRRQLSAGSRCVSRYTLERVDVQGNRVLLALRAYAMGFEGPDALPVFVAVTVK